The following proteins are encoded in a genomic region of Choloepus didactylus isolate mChoDid1 chromosome Y, mChoDid1.pri, whole genome shotgun sequence:
- the LOC119524257 gene encoding NADH dehydrogenase [ubiquinone] 1 alpha subcomplex subunit 1-like has product MWFEIVPGLAVMGVCLLIPGVATANIHKFTNGGKEKRVAHYSYQWNLMERDKRISGVNRYYVSKGLENID; this is encoded by the exons ATGTGGTTCGAGATTGTCCCTGGACTCGCTGTCATGGGGGTGTGTTTGCTCATCCCCGGAGTGGCCACTGCGAATATCCACAAGTTCACTAATGGGGGCAAG gaaaagAGGGTTGCCCATTATTCATATCAGTGGAATTTGATGGAAAGAGATAAGCGGATCTCCGGGGTGAATCGTTACTATGTATCAAAG GGTTTGGAGAATATTGACTGA
- the LOC119524282 gene encoding LOW QUALITY PROTEIN: E3 ubiquitin-protein ligase RNF113A-like (The sequence of the model RefSeq protein was modified relative to this genomic sequence to represent the inferred CDS: substituted 1 base at 1 genomic stop codon) has product MAEQLSPGKSTDQVCTFLFKKPGRKNAAGRKKRPVCDPEPGESSSSSEEGSTVVRPEKKRTIHNPMIQKTRGSGEQKEIYGDLSSEEENEPGSLGVVYKSSHSAKPVGPEDMGATAVYELDTEKEHDAQAIFERSQKIQEERRGKGDDKIYRGINDYXKYMKPKDTSMGNASSGMVRKGPIRVPEHLRATVHWDYQSDICKDYKETGFCGFGDSCKFLHDRSDYKHGWQIERELDEGRYGVYEDENYEVGSDDEEIPFKCFICRQTFQNPVVTKCRHYFCETCALQHFRTSPRCYVCDQQTNGVFNPAKELIAKLEKHQAAEEGGASDFPEDPSEDPIPIT; this is encoded by the coding sequence ATGGCAGAGCAGCTTTCCCCAGGAAAGAGCACAGACCAGGTGTGCACCTTCCTCTTCAAAAAACCTGGACGTAAAAATGCTGCAGGCCGCAAAAAGCGCCCGGTCTGCGACCCAGAGCCGGGAGAAAGCAGCAGCAGTAGTGAGGAAGGCAGCACTGTAGTTCGCCCGGAAAAGAAGCGGACGATCCACAATCCGATGATACAGAAGACTCGTGGCAGCGGTGAACAGAAGGAGATTTACGGCGATCTGAGTAGCGAGGAAGAGAATGAACCCGGGAGTCTCGGCGTGGTCTACAAGTCCAGCCATTCTGCAAAACCCGTGGGACCAGAGGATATGGGGGCGACTGCTGTTTACGAGCTAGACACTGAGAAGGAGCATGACGCACAAGCCATCTTCGAGCGTAGCCAGAAGATCCAGGAGGAGCGGAGGGGCAAGGGAGATGACAAAATCTATCGGGGAATCAATGATTATTAGAAATACATGAAGCCCAAAGACACGTCTATGGGCAATGCCTCCTCCGGAATGGTGAGGAAGGGCCCCATTCGAGTTCCGGAGCATCTACGTGCCACCGTGCACTGGGATTACCAGTCTGACATCTGTAAGGACTACAAGGAAACTGGCTTCTGCGGCTTCGGAGACAGCTGCAAGTTCCTCCATGATCGCTCAGATTACAAGCATGGGTGGCAGATTGAACGTGAGCTTGATGAGGGTCGCTATGGTGTTTATGAGGATGAAAACTATGAAGTGGGAAGCGATGATGAGGAAATACCATTCAAGTGTTTCATCTGTCGCCAGACCTTCCAAAATCCAGTTGTCACCAAGTGCAGGCATTATTTCTGCGAGACCTGTGCATTGCAGCATTTCCGCACCTCCCCGCGTTGCTATGTCTGTGACCAGCAGACCAATGGCGTCTTCAATCCAGCGAAAGAATTGATTGCCAAACTGGAGAAGCATCAAGCTGCGGAGGAAGGTGGTGCTTCCGATTTCCCAGAAGACCCTAGTGAGGATCCGATTCCCATTACTTAG